CTGCCAGCGCACTGTCAGAGTCAAAGACAATGCCCGCTTCCGTTGTGTTCGAGACGACAAAGCGCAGCGTATCTATCTCTGCAACCTGCATATAGGCATGGTAGTCACTATGAGCGCTCAGTACACGATCTATGCATCTCACCACGCGATTTTCCTTGTAAGTCGTGCCTTTCTGCTGCCCACGCAGACAAACGGTGTAGATGTTCTTCTGCGCAGCGAACTGCGGTCGGGCGTTTGCTCGTGGGATAATGACAGCGACGCTCGCGTCAAAATTGTTCTCCTCATTCGCTACATCGACGGCATAGTCGACAAAGGCGCGAAGGAAGTTGCCCTCGCCGAACTGCAGGATACGGACGAGATGCTTCTCGGGACTGTATATCTCCTGAATTTCCTTCATAGCAGACTCTCCTTTATTTGCTATGTGAGTCATGTTGCGGAAACTTTGGAAACCATAGGCAAACGTCTGCGTTACGAGAAGTTCGCCTGCGTACTACGACATCACACAATGCACAGAAAGCATTCATTCTGTTTACTCCGGATCGGCAAAGTGGATGACGACCTTGAGCATCTTGTCAGCGTGCTCCGAGAAATCCTTGAACGCCTGTGCTCCGTCTGCAAGCTCATATTTGTTCGTGACGATCTTCGTGATGTCAATTCTGCCGGACTTCACGAGATCTATCAGGGAGAGAAAGTCCTTCTTGAGCGCATTGCGCGATCCGTAGAGCTTCAGCTCCTTCTTCTGCAGCAGGGTAAAGTTGAAATCCGCGTTGCGCTTGCCAACACCGACCTGCACCACACGCCCACCGAATGCCGCCGCATCGACGCAGGCGAGAAATGTCGCGGGCAGCCCCACCGCTTCAATTGTCACATCAAAGCCGTTGCCGTTTGTAACCTCTTGCACCTGCTCCGTGAAGTGCTCGGAAGAGTCATTGAGAATCCTGCCGGCAAGCCCCATGATCTCGACAGCATGATCGAGTTTCTTCGGAGCAATGTCCGAAATGTAGACCTCCGCGTCGGCCGCCTTTGCCGCCGCTGCGGCAAGCACCCCAATCGTGCCCGCGCCGATGACGAGCACCTTTTCACCCGGCTTCACATCTGCATGGCTTAC
This portion of the Selenomonas sp. TAMA-11512 genome encodes:
- a CDS encoding alcohol dehydrogenase catalytic domain-containing protein; translation: MKAIHINQPGEAEIFETEQPVRKEGEALLKLLYGGICGSDLGTYRGTFAYASYPRIPGHEFSAQIVEIDSADAEKYNLHVGQIITCNPYFNCGSCYSCKRGFVNCCEQNETMGAQRDGAFMEYITMPVERIYDGKGLSPLELALIEPFCISYHGVSHADVKPGEKVLVIGAGTIGVLAAAAAKAADAEVYISDIAPKKLDHAVEIMGLAGRILNDSSEHFTEQVQEVTNGNGFDVTIEAVGLPATFLACVDAAAFGGRVVQVGVGKRNADFNFTLLQKKELKLYGSRNALKKDFLSLIDLVKSGRIDITKIVTNKYELADGAQAFKDFSEHADKMLKVVIHFADPE